Proteins found in one Gimesia chilikensis genomic segment:
- the purD gene encoding phosphoribosylamine--glycine ligase, translating to MRTMKVLVVGQGGREHALVWKLAQSESVSQVFCAPGNAGTCLDGTNVDISVSDIPRMVAFAKEEAIGLAIIGPEVPLVAGLADALRKEGIPVFGPSKAAAELEGSKSFAKQMMWKANVPTAKSETFNNFEAAEAFVEDREEQPLVIKADGLAAGKGVLICDTKQEALDAIRSLMKIKEFGDAGKTIIIEEKLIGQEVSILAIVSGSTIIPLETSQDHKAAYDGDKGPNTGGMGAYSPAPLVTDSLMSEIIEKILVPMVNVMKIEDRPFNGILYAGLMITNQGPKVLEFNVRFGDPEAQPVLMRLKTDLGELLLAAAEERLDDIEPLEWDERPTVCVVMAAEGYPGDYQKGKVIRGLDEAAALADTKVFHAGTTMKDEQVVTDGGRVLGVTAIGDSISDAKLKAYQAVKCIRWDGAWCRKDISDKAR from the coding sequence TTGAGAACGATGAAAGTGTTAGTGGTTGGTCAGGGTGGTCGGGAACATGCTCTGGTCTGGAAACTGGCTCAGTCCGAATCCGTCTCCCAGGTCTTTTGTGCTCCAGGTAATGCAGGCACCTGTCTGGATGGAACGAATGTAGATATCAGTGTTTCGGATATCCCCCGCATGGTCGCCTTTGCGAAGGAAGAAGCCATCGGCCTGGCGATTATCGGCCCCGAAGTTCCACTGGTCGCAGGTCTGGCAGATGCCCTGCGGAAGGAAGGCATTCCAGTCTTTGGTCCCTCCAAGGCGGCTGCGGAGCTGGAAGGCAGTAAATCGTTCGCCAAGCAGATGATGTGGAAGGCGAATGTTCCTACTGCGAAATCAGAAACATTCAATAACTTTGAGGCGGCCGAAGCCTTTGTTGAAGACCGCGAAGAACAGCCGCTAGTGATTAAGGCAGACGGTCTGGCTGCGGGCAAAGGGGTGCTGATCTGTGACACAAAACAGGAAGCACTGGATGCCATCAGGTCGCTGATGAAAATCAAAGAGTTCGGCGATGCGGGAAAAACCATCATCATCGAAGAGAAGCTGATTGGCCAGGAAGTCAGTATTCTGGCGATCGTCAGCGGTTCGACGATTATCCCTCTCGAAACGTCTCAGGATCATAAAGCAGCCTACGATGGAGATAAGGGTCCCAATACAGGCGGCATGGGAGCTTACAGCCCTGCACCACTGGTGACTGATTCATTGATGAGCGAGATCATCGAGAAGATTCTGGTGCCGATGGTCAACGTCATGAAAATTGAAGATCGTCCCTTTAACGGGATTCTCTACGCCGGTCTGATGATCACCAACCAGGGACCAAAGGTTCTGGAATTCAATGTGCGATTTGGTGATCCCGAAGCACAACCGGTGCTGATGCGGCTCAAGACCGATCTGGGAGAACTCCTGCTCGCAGCCGCGGAAGAGCGTCTGGACGATATCGAGCCACTGGAGTGGGACGAACGTCCAACCGTTTGCGTGGTGATGGCCGCCGAAGGTTATCCCGGTGATTACCAAAAAGGGAAAGTCATTCGCGGACTGGATGAAGCGGCAGCACTGGCGGACACGAAAGTCTTCCATGCAGGGACAACCATGAAAGATGAGCAGGTTGTCACTGATGGCGGGCGTGTGCTGGGAGTCACCGCAATTGGTGATTCGATCAGCGATGCCAAGCTGAAAGCCTACCAGGCCGTAAAGTGCATCCGCTGGGATGGTGCCTGGTGCCGCAAGGATATTTCCGACAAGGCTCGCTGA
- a CDS encoding 2-phosphosulfolactate phosphatase produces the protein MPAEIRTCFLPVLSQPEEFSGSVAVILDILRASSTMTYALNSGAEAVIPCQEIDEARELADQLRSAGEQVLLGGERKGIQIEGFDLDNSPARYPAEVVQDRKIIFTTSNGTRALKRAIQARRILIGAFLNLDALLKILKESDGLIYLVCAGTDGVVTGEDCLCAGAIASELVEQCEQDLVLDDSTRIVIDHYRTQIQQPDGLLQGVRASLGGRNLIRRGFEEDIQLCCQRGLISQVPEFDHQTGLITFSAG, from the coding sequence ATGCCTGCTGAGATACGAACCTGCTTTTTACCTGTCTTGTCACAACCTGAAGAGTTTTCAGGGAGTGTCGCTGTGATTCTGGATATTCTGCGTGCTTCGTCCACTATGACCTACGCGCTGAATTCCGGAGCCGAGGCGGTCATTCCGTGTCAGGAAATCGACGAAGCTCGTGAACTGGCCGACCAACTCCGGTCTGCAGGCGAGCAGGTTCTGCTCGGAGGCGAACGCAAAGGGATTCAGATAGAAGGCTTCGATCTGGATAACTCCCCAGCCCGCTATCCTGCTGAAGTGGTACAGGACAGGAAGATTATCTTCACGACCAGTAACGGCACACGGGCGCTGAAACGGGCCATCCAGGCGCGACGAATCCTGATCGGGGCGTTTCTCAATCTGGACGCATTGCTGAAAATTCTCAAAGAGAGTGATGGGCTGATCTATCTGGTCTGTGCCGGAACGGATGGTGTCGTTACGGGAGAAGACTGTCTCTGCGCCGGAGCGATTGCATCCGAACTGGTCGAGCAGTGCGAGCAGGATCTGGTATTAGATGATTCCACACGGATCGTGATCGACCATTACCGGACACAGATCCAGCAGCCAGATGGCCTGTTACAGGGAGTTCGCGCCAGCCTGGGAGGCCGCAACCTGATTCGGCGTGGCTTTGAAGAGGATATTCAACTATGTTGCCAGCGTGGACTGATTTCACAAGTCCCTGAATTTGATCACCAGACCGGCCTGATTACGTTTTCAGCCGGCTGA